A section of the Mycolicibacterium anyangense genome encodes:
- a CDS encoding nucleotidyltransferase family protein, whose translation MSNGGSAAGVLLAAGAGVRYGMPKVLAAQGKWLSSAVAALSGGGCGDVIVVLGAAVVDVPPPARAVVATDWQRGMGASLRAGLRATGDARYAVVLTVDTPDIGAEVVNRVLAAARESDSGIARATYAGRPGHPVVIGRRHWAGVLETLHGDEGARRFLAARTDVVAVDCADLATGVDIDEP comes from the coding sequence ATGTCGAACGGTGGGTCGGCCGCCGGTGTGCTGCTTGCCGCCGGAGCCGGTGTCCGCTATGGGATGCCGAAAGTGCTTGCCGCACAGGGCAAGTGGCTGTCCTCAGCGGTGGCGGCGCTGTCTGGCGGTGGTTGCGGCGATGTGATCGTGGTGTTGGGTGCGGCGGTGGTGGATGTGCCGCCGCCGGCCCGAGCGGTCGTGGCCACGGACTGGCAGCGGGGGATGGGCGCCTCGTTGCGGGCTGGTCTGCGCGCGACCGGCGACGCCCGCTACGCGGTGGTGCTCACCGTCGACACCCCCGATATCGGTGCCGAGGTGGTGAACCGGGTGCTGGCCGCGGCGCGGGAATCGGATTCCGGGATCGCCCGGGCGACCTACGCCGGCAGACCCGGGCATCCGGTCGTCATCGGACGGCGGCACTGGGCTGGCGTGCTGGAGACGCTGCACGGCGACGAGGGCGCTCGGCGGTTCCTGGCTGCCCGCACCGATGTGGTGGCCGTCGACTGTGCAGACCTGGCGACCGGCGTCGATATCGACGAACCCTAG
- a CDS encoding DUF1707 SHOCT-like domain-containing protein, translating to MGEETERVRIGTAEREDALQLLGKQFSEGRLTPEEFSERSAAVSAALTRADLQPIFADLPVTPVAGAEHTRDWRAIAMAVIPLIALGFTMLVPHGWLAWLALPVVGMLLYGRRS from the coding sequence GTGGGCGAGGAAACCGAACGGGTGCGGATCGGCACGGCCGAACGCGAGGATGCGTTGCAACTGCTCGGCAAGCAGTTCTCCGAGGGACGGCTGACACCGGAAGAGTTCTCCGAACGCAGCGCGGCGGTCAGCGCCGCGCTCACCCGCGCCGACCTGCAACCGATCTTTGCCGACCTGCCCGTCACACCGGTCGCCGGCGCCGAGCACACCCGTGACTGGCGGGCCATCGCGATGGCGGTGATCCCATTGATCGCGCTCGGGTTCACCATGCTGGTGCCGCACGGCTGGCTGGCCTGGCTGGCGCTGCCGGTGGTCGGCATGCTTCTCTACGGTCGGCGTAGCTGA
- a CDS encoding SDR family oxidoreductase, whose protein sequence is MKIVVCGASGQIGTAVSELLTSEGHTVVPASRTTGVDVLTGGGVAEALAGAHVLVDVLNSPSFDDEPVMEFFSTATRTLVEAARAAGIGHYIALTIVGDTRLPDSGYLRAKVAQETLIESSGVPYTIVRATQFHEFADMIVDSMTDGDVVRVPRARIQPIAAREVAAHVARAAVGSPAGVVEIGGPDMMSFADLARTVLARRGVHRDVVVDPDVTYFGAHVDDDSLVTGPGAVLGSVPFA, encoded by the coding sequence ATGAAGATCGTCGTCTGTGGTGCCAGCGGTCAGATCGGCACCGCGGTGTCCGAGTTGCTGACGTCCGAAGGCCACACCGTGGTCCCCGCGTCCCGCACCACCGGCGTCGACGTACTGACCGGTGGCGGTGTCGCCGAGGCGCTCGCCGGCGCCCACGTGCTGGTCGACGTCCTCAACTCGCCGTCGTTCGACGACGAACCCGTGATGGAGTTCTTCAGCACCGCCACCCGCACCCTGGTCGAGGCGGCGAGGGCAGCGGGCATCGGGCACTACATCGCGCTGACGATCGTCGGCGACACCCGCCTGCCCGACAGTGGGTATCTGCGGGCCAAGGTCGCCCAGGAGACGCTCATCGAGTCCTCCGGCGTGCCCTACACCATCGTGCGGGCCACCCAGTTCCACGAGTTCGCCGACATGATCGTCGACTCGATGACCGACGGCGACGTCGTCCGGGTGCCGCGGGCTCGCATCCAGCCGATCGCGGCCCGGGAGGTCGCCGCGCATGTCGCCCGGGCCGCCGTGGGGTCGCCGGCGGGTGTGGTCGAGATCGGGGGACCGGACATGATGAGCTTCGCCGATCTGGCACGTACCGTGCTGGCCCGCCGGGGCGTCCATCGTGACGTCGTCGTCGATCCGGACGTCACCTACTTCGGGGCGCATGTCGACGACGACAGTCTGGTCACCGGTCCTGGCGCGGTGCTCGGATCGGTTCCCTTCGCCTGA
- a CDS encoding sugar transferase codes for MSVGTTPSDDSSVRAAASTVVAPRRFAALIRQDPLSTTVTVGIDVLSATVAVLLVVLWTTAVSGSRVPTWLMALFVPTVIAVMAVRGMYRRRLNRRFIHEIGPVIASVALAAMVLLCVGIVLAGRTEHPEHLVAKLWLSATAAILIGRLIRATVQRRLRAGGHLLSPTLIVGNGIVAHQIIERLAAFPEYGLLPIGLLDTDSPWHPLHGESVPGVPRIGSPDTIEDAVLQTGAEAIVIAFSRTQDELLARVVRLAHRTGARVWVVPRMFDVIGERSTIEHLGGLPLFSMPRTNPHGWQFTVKHALDRLCGALGLLLISPVFLTLVMLVRLSSPGPILFRQPRVGRDGRVFDCLKFRTMRPPSAADAVFELKSGAAPGGVEGVDRRTTIGKVLRSTSLDELPQLINVFKGEMSLVGPRPERPEFVEVFEAQIRRYGERHRVKSGMTGWAQVHGLRGQTSIADRAEWDNFYIENWSLALDAKILALTVLAVLRRSE; via the coding sequence ATGTCAGTGGGGACCACCCCATCGGATGACTCGTCGGTGCGTGCTGCCGCCAGTACCGTTGTGGCACCGCGGCGATTCGCCGCGCTGATCCGCCAGGATCCGCTGAGCACGACCGTGACGGTTGGTATCGACGTGCTGTCGGCCACCGTGGCTGTGCTGCTCGTGGTGTTGTGGACGACGGCCGTGTCCGGTTCCCGGGTACCGACGTGGCTGATGGCGCTGTTCGTCCCCACCGTGATCGCCGTGATGGCAGTGCGCGGGATGTACCGCCGTCGGCTGAACCGGCGGTTCATCCACGAGATCGGTCCGGTGATCGCCTCGGTGGCCCTGGCAGCCATGGTTCTGCTCTGCGTCGGCATCGTCCTGGCCGGCCGGACCGAACATCCCGAGCATCTGGTGGCCAAGCTCTGGCTGTCAGCCACCGCCGCCATCCTGATCGGCCGCCTGATCCGGGCCACCGTCCAACGGCGCCTTCGGGCCGGCGGTCATCTGTTGTCGCCGACCCTGATCGTCGGCAACGGTATCGTCGCGCACCAGATCATCGAACGGCTGGCGGCCTTTCCCGAATACGGGTTGCTGCCGATCGGGCTGCTGGACACCGACTCGCCGTGGCACCCACTGCACGGCGAGTCGGTGCCCGGTGTTCCCCGCATCGGTTCACCGGACACCATCGAGGACGCGGTCCTGCAGACCGGTGCCGAAGCGATCGTCATCGCCTTCTCCCGTACCCAGGACGAACTGCTGGCCCGGGTCGTGCGGTTGGCGCATCGGACCGGCGCGCGGGTCTGGGTGGTACCGCGGATGTTCGATGTCATCGGCGAGCGCTCGACCATCGAGCACCTCGGCGGGCTGCCGCTGTTCTCGATGCCGCGGACCAATCCGCACGGGTGGCAGTTCACCGTCAAACACGCACTGGACCGGCTGTGCGGCGCACTGGGATTGCTGCTGATCTCGCCGGTGTTCCTGACCCTGGTGATGCTGGTCCGGCTCAGTTCTCCCGGCCCGATCCTGTTCCGGCAGCCCAGGGTTGGCCGCGACGGCCGAGTCTTCGACTGCCTGAAATTCCGCACCATGCGGCCGCCGTCGGCCGCCGACGCCGTCTTCGAGCTCAAGAGCGGGGCCGCGCCGGGCGGTGTGGAAGGCGTGGACCGCAGAACGACCATCGGCAAGGTATTGCGCTCGACGTCGCTGGACGAACTGCCCCAGCTGATCAACGTCTTCAAGGGCGAGATGAGCCTGGTTGGCCCGCGCCCCGAACGGCCGGAATTCGTCGAAGTCTTCGAGGCCCAGATCCGGCGCTACGGCGAGCGGCATCGGGTCAAGTCCGGCATGACCGGCTGGGCGCAGGTACACGGGCTGCGGGGGCAGACCTCGATTGCCGACCGGGCCGAATGGGACAACTTCTACATCGAGAACTGGTCGCTGGCCCTGGACGCCAAGATCCTTGCGCTGACCGTTCTGGCGGTGCTGCGCCGCAGCGAGTAG
- a CDS encoding acetyl/propionyl/methylcrotonyl-CoA carboxylase subunit alpha translates to MPTQTPNQTISKVLVANRGEIAVRVIRAARDAGLASVAVYAEPDADAPHVRLADEAFALGGQTSAESYLDFGKILDAAAKSGANAIHPGYGFLSENADFAQAVLDAGLIWIGPSPQSIRDLGDKVTARHIAARAKAPLVPGTPDPVKDADEVVAFAKEYGVPVAIKAAFGGGGRGMKVARTLEEIPELFESATREAIAAFGRGECFVERYLDKPRHVEAQVIADQHGNVVVAGTRDCSLQRRFQKLVEEAPAPFLTEAQRKEIHESAKRICKEAGYYGAGTVEYLVGQDGLISFLEVNTRLQVEHPVTEETSGIDLVLQQFRIANGEALEITEDPEPRGHSFEFRINGEDAGRGFLPAPGPVNTFNPPTGPGVRMDSGVESGSVIGGQFDSMLAKLIVTGANRDQALARARRALDEFTVEGLATVIPFHRAVVSDPAFIGDENGFTVHTRWIETEWNNTIEPFTGGGPVDEEEAQPRQKVVVEVGGRRVEVSLPGDLALGSGGGAAESGVIRKKPKARKRGAHGAAAASGDAVTAPMQGTVVKVAVEEGQEVAAGDLVVVLEAMKMENPVTAHKDGVITGLSAEAGAAITQGTVLCEIK, encoded by the coding sequence GTGCCCACTCAGACGCCCAACCAGACCATCTCGAAGGTCCTCGTCGCCAACCGCGGTGAGATCGCCGTCCGTGTGATCCGGGCGGCCAGAGATGCCGGTCTGGCCAGTGTGGCCGTCTACGCCGAACCCGACGCCGACGCACCGCACGTGCGGCTCGCCGACGAGGCCTTCGCCCTGGGCGGGCAGACCTCGGCCGAGTCCTACCTCGACTTCGGCAAGATCCTCGACGCGGCCGCCAAGTCCGGCGCCAACGCGATCCACCCCGGCTACGGCTTCCTCTCGGAGAACGCCGACTTCGCCCAGGCCGTACTCGACGCCGGGCTGATCTGGATCGGCCCCAGCCCGCAGTCCATCCGCGACCTGGGTGACAAGGTCACCGCGCGCCACATCGCCGCGCGCGCCAAGGCTCCGCTGGTACCGGGCACGCCGGATCCGGTCAAGGACGCCGACGAGGTGGTGGCCTTCGCCAAGGAGTACGGCGTGCCGGTCGCCATCAAGGCGGCCTTCGGTGGCGGTGGTCGCGGCATGAAGGTGGCCCGCACCCTCGAAGAAATCCCTGAGCTGTTCGAGTCGGCCACCCGTGAGGCCATTGCCGCGTTCGGTCGCGGTGAGTGCTTCGTGGAGCGCTACCTCGACAAGCCCCGGCACGTCGAGGCGCAGGTGATCGCCGACCAGCACGGCAACGTCGTCGTCGCCGGAACCCGCGACTGCTCGCTGCAGCGCCGCTTCCAGAAGCTCGTCGAGGAGGCGCCCGCGCCGTTCTTGACCGAGGCGCAGCGCAAGGAGATCCACGAGTCCGCCAAGCGGATCTGCAAGGAAGCCGGCTACTACGGCGCCGGCACGGTGGAGTACCTGGTCGGCCAGGACGGCCTGATCTCGTTCCTCGAAGTCAACACCCGCCTGCAGGTGGAACACCCGGTCACCGAGGAGACCTCCGGCATCGATCTGGTGCTCCAGCAGTTCCGCATCGCCAACGGCGAGGCCCTGGAGATCACCGAGGATCCGGAACCGCGCGGCCACTCCTTCGAGTTCCGCATCAACGGTGAGGATGCCGGTCGCGGCTTCCTGCCCGCACCGGGCCCGGTCAACACCTTCAACCCGCCAACCGGTCCGGGCGTGCGGATGGACTCCGGTGTGGAGAGCGGTTCGGTGATCGGCGGTCAGTTCGACTCGATGCTGGCCAAGCTGATCGTCACCGGCGCCAACCGCGACCAGGCACTGGCCCGCGCCCGCCGCGCACTCGACGAGTTCACCGTCGAAGGCCTGGCCACCGTCATCCCGTTCCACCGCGCCGTGGTCAGCGATCCGGCGTTCATCGGTGATGAGAACGGCTTCACGGTGCACACCCGGTGGATCGAGACCGAGTGGAACAACACCATCGAGCCGTTCACCGGCGGTGGCCCTGTCGACGAGGAAGAGGCTCAGCCTCGCCAGAAGGTGGTCGTCGAGGTCGGCGGCCGTCGCGTCGAGGTGTCCCTGCCTGGCGACCTCGCGCTGGGCAGTGGTGGCGGTGCCGCCGAGTCCGGTGTGATCCGCAAGAAGCCGAAGGCCCGCAAGCGCGGTGCGCACGGCGCTGCGGCCGCATCCGGTGACGCCGTGACGGCGCCGATGCAGGGCACCGTCGTGAAGGTGGCTGTGGAAGAGGGCCAGGAGGTCGCCGCCGGTGACCTGGTCGTGGTGCTGGAAGCCATGAAGATGGAGAACCCGGTCACCGCCCACAAGGACGGCGTCATCACCGGATTGTCGGCCGAGGCCGGTGCTGCGATCACGCAGGGCACGGTTCTCTGCGAGATCAAGTAG
- a CDS encoding SufE family protein, which translates to MSMPAALAEVVSDFADVQGQDKLTLLLEFANDLPALPADLEEAAMEPVPECQSPLFLHVDATDTEHVRLFFSAPAEAPTTRGFASILAAGLDGQPAADILAVPDDFYSELGLAALISPLRLRGMSAMLARIKRRLREAG; encoded by the coding sequence ATGAGCATGCCGGCCGCCCTGGCCGAGGTGGTCTCCGACTTCGCCGACGTCCAGGGTCAGGACAAGCTGACGTTGCTGCTGGAGTTCGCCAACGATCTGCCGGCACTGCCCGCCGACCTCGAAGAGGCGGCCATGGAACCGGTACCGGAGTGCCAATCACCACTGTTCCTACATGTCGACGCGACCGACACCGAGCACGTGCGGTTGTTTTTCAGCGCGCCGGCCGAGGCGCCCACGACACGCGGGTTCGCCTCGATCCTGGCCGCCGGTCTGGACGGCCAACCGGCCGCCGACATCCTCGCCGTGCCGGACGATTTCTACTCCGAACTGGGCCTGGCGGCGCTCATCAGTCCGCTTCGGCTGCGCGGAATGTCGGCGATGCTGGCCAGGATCAAGCGGCGTCTGCGCGAAGCGGGCTGA
- a CDS encoding sulfurtransferase — translation MPLPADPSPSLKDYAHPERLVTADWLSAHLGSKGLAIVESDEDVLLYDIGHIPGAVKIDWHTDLNDPNVRDYIDGEQFAELMNRKGISRDDTVVIYGDKSNWWAAYALWVFTLFGHQDVRLLNGGRDLWISDGRDTTLDVPSKTTSGYPVVERNDAAIRAYKDDVLAALGQSTLIDVRSPQEYTGERTHMPDYPEEGALRGGHIPTAVSVPWAKAADESGRFRTRAALDDVYSFVQPGDDIIAYCRIGERSSHTWFVLTYLLGIPGVRNYDGSWTEWGNTVRVPIVAGEEPGPVPGSV, via the coding sequence GTGCCGCTTCCCGCAGATCCCAGCCCCTCCCTCAAGGACTACGCCCACCCCGAGCGCTTGGTCACCGCCGACTGGTTGTCGGCTCACCTCGGGTCCAAGGGCCTGGCCATCGTGGAGTCCGACGAAGACGTGTTGCTCTACGACATCGGCCACATCCCCGGTGCGGTCAAGATCGACTGGCACACCGACCTCAACGATCCGAACGTGCGTGACTACATCGACGGTGAACAGTTCGCGGAACTGATGAACCGCAAGGGCATCTCGCGCGACGACACCGTGGTGATCTACGGCGACAAGAGCAACTGGTGGGCCGCCTACGCGCTGTGGGTGTTCACCCTCTTCGGCCATCAGGATGTGCGCCTGCTCAACGGCGGGCGCGATCTGTGGATCTCGGACGGCCGCGACACCACGCTGGACGTCCCGAGCAAGACCACCTCCGGCTATCCCGTCGTCGAGCGCAACGACGCCGCCATCCGCGCCTACAAGGACGATGTGCTGGCCGCCCTTGGCCAGTCGACCCTGATCGACGTGCGGTCCCCGCAGGAGTACACCGGTGAGCGCACCCATATGCCCGACTACCCGGAGGAAGGCGCGCTGCGCGGCGGTCACATCCCGACCGCGGTGTCGGTGCCGTGGGCCAAGGCTGCCGACGAGAGCGGGCGCTTCCGCACCCGCGCCGCGCTGGACGACGTGTACTCATTCGTCCAGCCGGGAGACGACATCATCGCCTACTGCCGGATCGGCGAGCGCTCCAGCCACACCTGGTTCGTGCTGACCTACCTGCTGGGCATCCCGGGCGTGCGCAACTACGACGGCTCCTGGACCGAGTGGGGCAACACGGTGCGGGTGCCGATCGTGGCCGGCGAAGAACCGGGTCCGGTACCGGGTTCGGTATGA
- a CDS encoding Maf family protein: MTRVVLGSASTGRLRVLRHAGIDPLVVVSGVDEDAIVARLGPGADPGDVVNALARAKAEAVRDNLDDDVAADCVVIGCDSMLYVDGQLRGKPGTPEIAAQQWNSMAGREGHLYTGHCAIRVLDGTATRTETRAAVTTVRFSTPNAADLAAYIATGEPLKVAGAFTLDGLGGWFLDGVDGDPSNVVGLGLAITHEMFTTLGLSIGELWGANPVG; the protein is encoded by the coding sequence ATGACCCGAGTCGTTCTCGGTTCGGCCTCGACAGGTCGCCTACGGGTGCTGCGGCACGCCGGGATCGATCCGCTGGTGGTGGTGTCGGGCGTCGACGAGGACGCCATCGTGGCGCGCCTGGGCCCGGGTGCCGACCCGGGCGATGTGGTCAATGCCCTGGCTCGAGCCAAGGCCGAGGCGGTCCGCGACAACCTCGACGATGATGTCGCCGCGGATTGTGTTGTCATCGGCTGTGATTCGATGCTCTACGTCGATGGCCAGCTGCGCGGCAAACCGGGAACGCCGGAAATCGCTGCGCAGCAATGGAATTCGATGGCAGGCCGGGAGGGGCACCTGTACACCGGGCACTGCGCCATCCGGGTGCTCGACGGCACGGCCACCCGCACCGAAACCCGCGCCGCGGTCACCACGGTGCGCTTCTCCACCCCTAATGCCGCCGATCTGGCCGCCTATATCGCCACCGGCGAACCACTGAAGGTCGCCGGGGCCTTCACCCTGGACGGACTCGGTGGCTGGTTCCTCGACGGCGTGGACGGCGACCCGTCCAACGTGGTGGGCCTGGGCCTGGCAATCACCCATGAGATGTTCACCACCCTCGGTCTGTCCATCGGCGAACTCTGGGGCGCCAATCCGGTGGGTTGA
- a CDS encoding acyl-CoA carboxylase subunit epsilon, which produces MKHEDITEFSDPRDITLDNPEPGVPEIRIDRGNPTDEEIAALVTVLAGASGGRPDPGPQEINLWGHPVDKLRYTVTSWQRVTLLSRTHMRR; this is translated from the coding sequence GTGAAGCACGAGGACATCACCGAGTTCAGCGACCCACGCGACATCACGCTGGACAATCCGGAGCCGGGCGTGCCCGAGATCCGCATCGACCGGGGTAACCCGACCGACGAGGAGATCGCCGCCCTGGTGACGGTGCTGGCCGGTGCCAGCGGCGGACGGCCCGATCCGGGACCCCAGGAGATCAACCTCTGGGGCCACCCGGTCGACAAGCTGCGCTACACCGTGACCAGCTGGCAGCGGGTGACGCTGCTCAGCCGGACCCACATGCGTCGCTAG
- a CDS encoding acyl-CoA carboxylase subunit beta produces the protein MTSVKEPAAEHTIDIHTTAGKLADLRKRAEEALHPVGEDAVDRVHAKGKLTARERILALLDEGSFVELDALAKHRSTNFGLESNRPLGDGVVTGYGTIDGREVCIFSQDATVFGGSLGEVYGEKIVKIQELAIKTGRPLIGINDGAGARIQEGVVSLGLYSRIFRNNILASGVIPQISLIMGAAAGGHVYSPALTDFVIMVDQTSQMFITGPDVIKTVTGEDVTMEELGGAHTHMAKSGTVHYVASGEQDALDYVRDLLSYLPPNNYAEPPRFPAPPHPGAIEENLTDEDLDLDTLIPDSPNQPYDMHEVISRILDDDEFLEVQAGYAGNILVGFGRVDGRTVGIVANQPTQFAGCLDINASEKAARFIRTCDCFNIPIVLLVDVPGFLPGTDQEYNGIIRRGAKLLYAYGEATVAKITVITRKSYGGAYCVMGSKDMGADVVVAWPTAQIAVMGASGAVGFVYRSQLKEAAAKGDDVDALRLELQQTYEDTLVNPYVAAERGYVDAVIPPSHTRGYISTALRLLERKIAQVPPKKHGNIPL, from the coding sequence ATGACGAGCGTTAAGGAACCGGCGGCCGAGCACACGATCGACATCCACACGACGGCCGGCAAGCTGGCCGACCTCCGCAAGCGCGCCGAAGAAGCGCTGCACCCGGTGGGTGAAGACGCCGTGGACCGGGTCCACGCCAAGGGCAAGCTCACCGCGCGCGAGCGCATCCTCGCCCTGCTCGACGAGGGCTCGTTCGTCGAGCTGGACGCGCTGGCCAAGCACCGCTCCACCAACTTCGGACTGGAGAGCAACCGCCCGCTCGGCGACGGCGTGGTGACCGGCTACGGCACCATCGACGGCCGCGAGGTCTGCATCTTCAGCCAGGACGCCACCGTGTTCGGCGGCAGCCTCGGCGAGGTCTACGGCGAGAAGATCGTCAAGATCCAGGAGCTGGCCATCAAGACCGGCCGCCCGCTGATCGGCATCAACGACGGCGCCGGCGCCCGCATCCAGGAGGGTGTGGTTTCCCTCGGCCTGTACAGCCGGATTTTCCGCAACAACATCCTGGCCTCCGGCGTGATCCCGCAGATCTCGCTGATCATGGGTGCGGCGGCCGGTGGCCACGTCTACTCCCCCGCGCTGACCGACTTCGTCATCATGGTCGACCAGACCAGCCAGATGTTCATCACCGGCCCCGACGTCATCAAGACCGTCACCGGTGAGGACGTCACCATGGAGGAACTGGGCGGCGCCCACACCCACATGGCCAAGTCCGGCACCGTGCACTACGTCGCCTCCGGCGAGCAGGATGCCCTGGACTACGTCCGCGACCTGCTCAGCTACCTGCCGCCCAACAACTACGCCGAGCCGCCGCGCTTCCCGGCGCCGCCGCATCCGGGCGCCATCGAGGAGAACCTCACCGACGAGGACCTGGATCTGGACACGCTGATCCCGGATTCCCCGAACCAGCCGTACGACATGCACGAGGTCATCTCGCGCATCCTCGACGACGACGAGTTCCTCGAGGTTCAGGCCGGTTACGCGGGCAACATCCTGGTCGGCTTCGGCCGGGTGGACGGCCGCACGGTCGGCATCGTGGCCAACCAGCCGACTCAGTTCGCCGGCTGCCTGGACATCAACGCCTCGGAGAAGGCGGCCCGGTTCATCCGGACCTGCGACTGCTTCAACATCCCGATCGTCCTGCTCGTCGACGTCCCGGGCTTCCTGCCCGGCACCGACCAGGAGTACAACGGCATCATCCGCCGCGGCGCCAAGCTGCTGTACGCCTACGGCGAGGCCACTGTCGCCAAGATCACGGTGATCACCCGCAAGTCCTACGGCGGCGCCTACTGCGTGATGGGCTCCAAGGACATGGGCGCCGACGTGGTGGTGGCCTGGCCCACCGCCCAGATTGCGGTGATGGGCGCCTCGGGTGCGGTCGGGTTCGTCTACCGCTCGCAGCTCAAGGAGGCCGCAGCCAAGGGCGACGATGTCGATGCGCTGCGCCTGGAGCTTCAGCAGACCTACGAGGACACCCTGGTCAACCCCTACGTCGCTGCCGAGCGTGGCTACGTCGATGCGGTGATCCCGCCGTCGCACACCCGCGGCTACATCTCGACCGCCCTGCGTCTGCTGGAGCGCAAGATCGCCCAGGTGCCGCCGAAGAAGCACGGCAACATCCCGCTCTGA
- a CDS encoding PH domain-containing protein gives MGYPENVLADDEQVVLHRHPHWKRLIAPVLVLLITTAAAAFVAALVNRTGWDPTAKKVLYIVIAAIWAILVGWLTLWRFFTWLTTHFVITDRRVMFRHGLLTRTGIDIPLARVNSVEFRHGLLDRMLRTGTLIIESASQDPLEFYDIPRVEQVHSLLYHEVFDTLGSEESDSRASRRLAPPAD, from the coding sequence ATGGGATATCCCGAGAATGTGCTGGCCGACGACGAGCAGGTGGTCCTGCATCGGCACCCGCACTGGAAGCGGCTGATCGCACCCGTGCTGGTGCTGTTGATCACCACCGCCGCGGCGGCGTTCGTGGCGGCTCTGGTCAATCGGACCGGCTGGGACCCGACTGCCAAGAAGGTGCTCTACATCGTTATCGCGGCGATCTGGGCGATCCTGGTCGGCTGGTTGACCCTCTGGCGTTTTTTCACTTGGCTGACAACACATTTCGTCATCACCGACCGACGGGTGATGTTCCGGCACGGCTTGTTGACGCGCACCGGCATCGACATTCCGCTGGCCCGGGTGAACAGCGTGGAGTTCCGGCACGGACTACTGGACCGGATGCTGCGCACCGGCACCCTGATCATCGAATCGGCGTCGCAGGATCCCCTGGAGTTCTACGACATTCCGCGCGTAGAACAGGTGCACTCACTGCTGTATCACGAAGTCTTCGACACCCTGGGCTCGGAGGAATCCGACAGCCGCGCGTCACGCAGGTTGGCCCCGCCCGCGGATTGA
- a CDS encoding GtrA family protein, with the protein MSFADATIARLPRPMRPFAERHHELIKFAIVGATTFVIDSAIFYTLKLTILEPKPVTAKVIAGIVAVIASYVLNREWSFRNRGGRERSHEALLFFAFSGVGVLLSMAPLWFSSYVLELRVPHVSLTVENIADFISAYIIGNLLQMAFRFWAFRRWVFPDELAGESDKALESLTAGGLAEVLEDEYETGNVTPLRRRRRGGLGQSAGGANLRDARLSDSSEPRVSKTS; encoded by the coding sequence GTGTCTTTCGCTGATGCCACCATCGCCCGGCTCCCCCGGCCGATGCGGCCCTTCGCCGAGCGGCATCACGAGCTCATCAAGTTCGCGATCGTCGGCGCCACGACGTTCGTCATCGATTCGGCGATCTTCTACACGCTGAAGCTGACGATCCTCGAGCCCAAGCCGGTGACCGCCAAGGTCATCGCCGGCATCGTCGCGGTGATCGCGTCCTACGTGCTCAACCGGGAGTGGAGCTTCCGCAACCGCGGCGGCCGCGAGCGCAGCCACGAGGCGCTGCTGTTCTTCGCGTTCAGCGGCGTGGGCGTCCTGCTGAGCATGGCCCCGCTGTGGTTCTCCAGCTATGTGCTGGAACTGCGGGTGCCGCATGTCTCGCTCACCGTCGAGAACATCGCCGACTTCATCTCGGCCTACATCATCGGCAACCTGCTGCAGATGGCGTTCCGGTTCTGGGCGTTCCGGCGCTGGGTCTTCCCCGACGAACTCGCCGGCGAATCGGACAAGGCACTGGAATCGCTGACCGCGGGCGGCTTGGCCGAAGTCCTGGAAGACGAGTACGAGACCGGAAACGTCACCCCGCTGCGGCGGCGGCGTCGTGGCGGGCTCGGTCAATCCGCGGGCGGGGCCAACCTGCGTGACGCGCGGCTGTCGGATTCCTCCGAGCCCAGGGTGTCGAAGACTTCGTGA